A stretch of the Gossypium hirsutum isolate 1008001.06 chromosome D07, Gossypium_hirsutum_v2.1, whole genome shotgun sequence genome encodes the following:
- the LOC107954566 gene encoding phosphatidate cytidylyltransferase 4, chloroplastic, whose translation MASFASFVEISRYNLIPLSVTSLCGCPCRLLSNKTLIPTRRTPKLKLNFVFHGSKSVFRVRPTSIYVNRRLITAVARAEPESIDESNAEEEVDQGTVLPTTKDSFSELQHKSSQLRKRIVFGLGIGISVGGAVLAGGWVFTVALAAAVFLGAREYFELVRSRGITAGMTPPPRYVSRVCSVICAFMPILTLYFGNIDISVTSAAFVVATALLMQRGNPRFAQLSSTMFGLFYCGYLPCFWVKLRCGLAAPALNTRIGAGWPFLLGGQAHWTVGLVATLISFSSIIAADTYAFLGGKAIGKTPLTNISPKKTWEGAIVGLGGCIATSVVLSKIFSWPASLVSAIAFGFLNFFGSVFGDLTESMIKRDAGVKDSGSLIPGHGGILDRVDSYIFTGALAYSFVKILLPLYGV comes from the exons ATGGCCTCTTTCGCCTCTTTCGTTGAAATCAGTCGGTACAATCTGATTCCACTCTCTGTGACTTCTCTCTGCGGTTGCCCATGCCGTCTCTTATCCaacaaaaccctaattcccactaGAAGAACCCCCAAACTCAAGCTTAACTTTGTCTTTCATGGATCGAAATCGGTCTTCCGGGTTCGTCCTACCAGTATTTACGTCAACCGGCGGTTAATTACGGCCGTCGCCCGTGCTGAACCCGAAAGTATCGACGAAAGCAATGCCGAGGAG GAAGTTGACCAAGGCACTGTCTTACCAACGACAAAGGATTCTTTTTCTGAGTTACAACATAAATCAAGTCAGTTGAGAAAAAGGATCGTTTTCGGACTTGGTATTGGGATCTCTGTCGGAGGTGCTGTATTAGCTGGAGGATGGGTTTTCACTGTGGCTTTGGCTGCTGCTGTTTTCCTTGGCGCACGTGAGTATTTTGAATTGGTTAGGAGCCGTGGAATCACAGCAGGAATGACACCTCCTCCACGATATGTCTCGCGAGTTTGCTCTGTTATATGTGCGTTCATGCCCATTCTCACATT ATACTTTGGGAATATTGATATTTCAGTGACATCTGCTGCATTTGTTGTGGCTACGGCATTGCTCATGCAAAGAGGAAACCCTCGTTTTGCTCAGCTCAGCAGTACCATGTTTGGGTTATTTTATTGTGGCTACCTCCCTTGTTTTTGGGTTAAGCTCAGATGTGGTTTAGCAGCTCCTGCCTTGAATACTA GAATAGGAGCTGGATGGCCTTTTCTTCTTGGTGGCCAAGCTCATTGGACAGTAGGCCTTGTGGCAACCTTGATTTCTTTCAGCAGTATAATAGCAGCAGATACATATGCTTTTTTGGGTGGAAAG GCCATTGGTAAGACCCCACTTACTAATATAAGTCCAAAGAAGACATGGGAAGGAGCTATTGTTGGCTTGGGTGGTTGTATAGCAACTTCTGTAGTATTATCAAAGATTTTTAGCTGGCCAGCTTCGTTAGTGAG TGCAATAGCCTTCGGGTTTCTCAACTTCTTTGGATCTGTTTTTGGTGATCTTACTGAATCGATGATCAAGCGCGATGCTGGTGTTAAGGACTCTGGCTCCCTAATACCTGGACATG GTGGAATACTTGATAGAGTGGATAGTTACATATTCACAGGTGCACTTGCATACTCTTTTGTCAAAATCTTGTTACCGCTCTATGGAGTTTGA